The following coding sequences are from one Nicotiana tomentosiformis chromosome 3, ASM39032v3, whole genome shotgun sequence window:
- the LOC104100560 gene encoding uncharacterized protein: protein MTIKFVVGECTLNIVSAYATHAGMNEEVKRHFWEGLYEIVRNVLPAERLFIEGDSNGHIGSSTSGYSEVHEGFSFGDMNGGGTSLLDFVKAFELVIANLSFPKREEYLVTFQSAVAKTHIDYLLLRRCDRGLCKDCKVISGEILATQHRLLVIDTGIMWTIEDHVGSLD from the coding sequence ATGACTATTAAGTTTGTagttggagagtgcaccctaaataTCGTTAGCGCTTACGCGACACATGCGGGCATGAATGAGGAGGTTAAAAGGCACTTCTGGGAGGGGTTGTATGAGATTGTGCGTAATGTTCTGCCTGCTGAGAGGTTATTTATAGAAGGGGATTCCAATGGACATATTGGGTCGTCTACAAGTGGCTATAGCGAGGTGCATGAAGGCTTCAGTTTTGGGGATATGAACGGAGGAGGTACTTCACTGTTGGATTTCGTTAAGGCTTTTGAGTTGGTGATTGCAAACTTAAGTTTTCCGAAGAGGGAGGAGTACTTGGTTACTTTCCAAAGTGCGGTGGCGAAGACTCatattgactatctcctcctcaggagatGTGACAGAGGGCTGTGTAAGGATTGCAAGGTTATCTCGGGTGAAATCCTcgcgacgcagcataggctcttaGTGATAGACACTGGTATTATGTGGACAATCGAGGATCATGTGGGGAGCCTTGACTAA